The Salvia miltiorrhiza cultivar Shanhuang (shh) chromosome 2, IMPLAD_Smil_shh, whole genome shotgun sequence DNA window GTATAGTTGTTCATTCTTGGTGAAGTCTAAATAAAGTGTATCACCATATGTTAGTCAGCCGTGGGTGGCGTTTGGTCCATTGAATTCAATCaactttattttgttttcaacGATTGTAACCGCTTTCGTATTTTTAATTGCATAGTGGCTTTACTAGAacgaatgagattcagtgtactgGAAATCGATGGGCTCATACAGTTATGCTCAAAGTTAGTGTGGAATagtcatttaatatttttttaattcttttgatTAAATCTGAAAAACAATAAAGCATTTGTAAAGTTCTTTTAGCCCTCTGCTGTGGAGAAATTTTAGCCACTcaaaaaacaaaatacaatATGACCAAATAAAGTAAGTAATTATCATAATTTTTGGGCTTGAATTTGCACATGAGATCCTCTATCCTATTTTTGATATCCCACACTATGCTTCGCCTTCAATTTGTGGATTGGTTGGAGCATTTCTAGCATGCCTAGTTCATCTGGGATTGATCCTTTCAACAAGTTGTGTGAGAGGTTGAGTTTGAGCTGCAGATTCTTGATCCCTTCAATCAAGAATTTTGTGTGGGCACATTTGATGCAAATAATGAGTTTTTTGTGAGTGTTTTTTATGTAcgatttattattttagttagTGGCCTGTTGAATTGGATCgtccaaataagaaaattaatatGACATATTTTTTAGAAAACGTTCAAACAATTGGTCAAACACTAATATTTAccctaataataaataataaaaaaaagaacggGTTTTCTTCTCCCCACATCCACATTTAATTttgctttattttctttgttttcatgtttattttttgtgttatttatttacatgattttttataaaaataatttttaatgcaattaaagtAGCAGATTAtctagatttatttaattttttgttatgttttctatatgaattattcatttattgttatcattttatttttatattgttagtatttttttagttatttttttattaattttgagatatttaaatatgaacttttaattaaaaatagtttGGACTTTTAAGAGTCCAAAATGTTATATAAATTGTGGgctattatttttgttatattgatggtttagtaatttgttcaaaatgagattaacttaaattatttattttataatctataagtttaataattattatacaatactcattatatttaatattatataatattatcaaatactaatatttgaactaatagaattttttttgtcatcgattaatctaactcatagatgataatattattttgacatttttatgtaatttatttttaaaaaaattaaataagatggTGATGAATGCATCGCACGAGAGAGCatactaatttttataaatgtctCAGTTACAATAGTACTAATACTCGAGAGTACTCTAACTAAATTAGTGATGTCCTAGATAATTTAAGTCGTGATAGCTTGTGTTTAAGTGCAATGAAATCTAATACCTTGTCCACCTACTTCTAAGTTCTAATCCATAAGATAACTTTCTCTCTTGAATATCCCCTTATTGAGTGcttgaatttaattataaatcatgTTAAAATTTAATTGCTTTAAATTAGTAAAATCAAATTACCTTTACTTCCATTAATTACAACTGCATTGTACACTTGTGGCATTACGGAAAAATAATTTCTTAAATAATCTTATGTATATATGAAAGGATTATACTTTTTCTATATGGTATTACCACATTAGTGGTGGGCATGTTATACTTGTCTAAGTGGGTAGGTGAAAGATTATGTATTTCTTAGATGAGTAGTCTTATTTTTACCGATGCTTTCCCCTTTGAACTCTTGGATCTTATATATGTGTTTGTGATCAATTCACTAGTGGTCGATGTCATTTACTTGTCTTTTTCCTAAACTTATGGAATTAAGTTATACTGATTTAAAGCATCATTGTTGAAATACACAAATATGtgtaaaatgtaattaattaattaaagaagcATAATTACGAATTACGatctttaattaattgaaaatacaaattACATATATTTGTATGAATCATATACTTGATCCGACGACGCCATGCATTCTTATCGCCACGTTGACTTTGATAATgatctcattcttttttttttttttgatcgggatAATGATCTCATTCTTATCGCTGAGGAATAGCACCAACTGAAGCttatcccatttttttttttttttttgagcagaAAATGGAGCAACTTTATTGATCCGGTACCAGCAGTACCAAAGAAATACAAAGGGGAGAGAAAAAGATGAGAAAGGGAGAACAGAAGACAAACAAAAACATCCGCTCAAGACTCTCCAGGCAAAGCTGCGGTGTACCAACTCCTGAACTCCTCTGTTGATTTCTGCACATTATGGATCGTCatccaactccacaatctcgACTTAAGCTCAACAATCATCTTGTACGAATTCCACTCGCCAAGTTGGAATTTACACTCATTTCTCACTTTCCAGATACTCCAAATAACTCCAGACCACACACTAAGTAGGAAACGTTTTTCTTTCTTACAACCAAGATTGATGAAGGCGTTAAAGTGGTTTTTTACCTTGCACGGCAGAACCGTTTGCTTGCCAAGCCAAGCCACGACCTCGCTCCACAGTTGATATACCTTATCACAGCTCAAAAACAGGTGGTCTGCCGTCTCGATCGTCGCCTTGCAGAAAACACATAAAGCCTCCTGATGTTGGATGTTCACCTTCCTTTTCAAAAGATTTTCACACGTAGCCATTCGTCCTCTAAGAGCTTTCCACGCTGTAGTGATCACTTTTG harbors:
- the LOC131008491 gene encoding uncharacterized protein LOC131008491, giving the protein MEIQVGDGAGFIFWNHLWIGESRLSDQFPRLYRLSSNQNGSISSMGEWKEGEWVWSFSWNRELLEREKEQVQRLVNIIKHVRICEGKADKWRWKASKDDSFTVKSAYKTISAADGRNSIRGSDLELAIIWKAPAPPKVITTAWKALRGRMATCENLLKRKVNIQHQEALCVFCKATIETADHLFLSCDKVYQLWSEVVAWLGKQTVLPCKVKNHFNAFINLGCKKEKRFLLSVWSGVIWSIWKVRNECKFQLGEWNSYKMIVELKSRLWSWMTIHNVQKSTEEFRSWYTAALPGES